In Gallus gallus isolate bGalGal1 chromosome 8, bGalGal1.mat.broiler.GRCg7b, whole genome shotgun sequence, one DNA window encodes the following:
- the ERICH3 gene encoding glutamate-rich protein 3 isoform X5, giving the protein MSASNNLKRALSRAHFQPGFGGTERCPWGRHSGRTRLSRRCLGLSASSHPSTDSRPLRETAASCRECGAGCGQPRAGALPCRCCAVLATRGRCGRGGGGAVLLRPAASPRSRVLATARDASSGAGQHRAAPGAAPGAGATMSGPRPGFLATYNSLMDKHLAGYFSNARIRRHLQRSGLISRSGRIIPEKEYQLNAMRRDHQRYVQECLARAIFLKVLDIERRKHTVTTQHTVRRHQLEVRRKLENSVRKERVQKTKAERSRRSVEDVNPVHSPHPPLGPRNHYGRHPLMPAEPAARSHLRAPGPVVDYSVGHPSDQRGSKESAFLKATSSHRPNTAPGNMQYPLRLQPLHSCTAAGTVPKSSGSKQKCRTLENYQQFAGGRERSGLRVRNSMEYVTGKSPYRLPVINNYLIPVPPPTLQKGDRSVKAVRNGMSRRRFRPTTAPNGLEQLVSKNSGESPKPSLRSNALVTMIFLGKSVHLSHDDSDYRDEIKVYQQHCGGENLCVYKGKLLEGETFQFVSKRHRGFPFSLTFFLNGMQVDRLSSCCEYRHQKRSRLGGRHGYFGFLNVEGASPCYRCIVAMGLDKKPSPPKREVQEGCEEKPLGSWKGGVHSEASGSSADQKSSKESVLVILPSHEADVETVEDKMETRQDDRREGTKLSNCETEDSQEDTGKNEYNEDFEADEVNEEGQAGDQRNEMSKSSPDDEKHNLDYEKKSKNASQKALQTSDSEKDESDGYSGSTSENGKQDRSSACSLPSTSTQYSSEGDSDAEKMNGNVKGKEECDIKEASDNTACAQYGNENGENKLFRTEDSQETFSLEEEGTDEAEKTKAEALTSRENTEAFNENITSIQRQSPDVTGEMKQAGSVGSNIRGEEEKKANNRRDGGGKNVAVPLENNMMEVEDRDEESPQSSEGGARMTSQLQQPHVIDVLSAVTVTPAAADGAVLADGTGAPSTQSAAVEVAHMGQDCEEDEGSAAERGHAGTDCSGQGVAWAGEPQPEGESGAVAPEEHLLVDGSAPARWAVAEGNAKEKELGKELEPGAEAEDQDASTGVGENVVPWRDPAGEGEEQVGMEGGAREVTGGERAVNGVSGEQRVGGAAVPVLGGMVPQGQEAAEDAHLAEGTPEVGDPAAVWAAEKAAFEGQKPVEEPGVLLGTLGDTGFCTGKEEILKPYEFSQLKVSGEKQVEMDALGTLTFEPDRPPVEEGSSQPRAEDREEPKDSGRGIVLHTAPGREAGVGAGRDPAIRGSTPLEQTATAGDEEGSAIVLLNGSLSLGSAAKTDRTMELKSDVVVIGVAGERDRAESGDEEVRGGAAGPREEAAVGLGLLECGGEQAVLGEGRSPGQGVTGGETLEAAQGPQDRGCVELRGQQPAVPAPEAAEQGTVQAGVHIEGKLPELGLGESTQRKEVEAVSEGAAGCSGAQEQRTGSPEHGHSEDVNLDAVVTPQDEEETIL; this is encoded by the exons ATGTCTGCCAGCAACAACCTGAAACGGGCGCTGAGCAGGGCGCATTTCCAGCCTGGGTTTGGAGGGACTGAGCGCTGCCCCTGGGGAAGGCACAGCGGAAGGACCCGCCTTTCGCGGCGTTGCCTCGGGCTGTCTGCCAGCTCCCATCCATCCACCGACAGCCGCCCGCTGCGAGAGACGGCTGCCAGCTGCCGGGAGTGCGGGGCGGGGTGCGGGCAGCCGCGTGCCGGGGCTCTGCCGTGCCGGTGCTGTGCAGTCCTGGCCACACGGGGGCGctgtgggagggggggggggggggcggtgctGCTCCGCCCGGCGGCGTCCCCGCGGTCTCGTGTCCTGGCAACAGCGCGGGACGCGAGCAGCGGCGCCGGGCAGCATCGGGCAGCACCGGGCGCTGCCCCCGGGGCCGGCGCGACCATGAGCGGCCCTCGGCCGGG GTTCCTTGCAACCTACAACAGCCTTATGGACAAACACCTGGCTGGATATTTCAGCAATGCTCGGATAAGGCGACATCTTCAGAGATCAGGACTG ATCTCAAGGAGTGGAAGAATAATACCAGAGAAAGAATACCAGCTGAATGCTATGAGGAGGGATCACCAGAGATACGTACAGGAGTGCCTGGCTCGGGCCATATTTCTGAAGGTCCTTGACATTGAG AGACGTAAGCACACAGTGACCACACAACACACAGTG CGTCGTCATCAGCTGGAAGTAAGAAGGAAACTTGAAAATTCTGTGAGGAAGGAGAGGGTGCAGAAAACCAAG GCGGAACGATCCAGAAGATCAGTGGAAGATGTTAACCCTGTGCACTCCCCACACCCACCACTTGGTCCCAGAAATCATTATGGACGCCATCCTTTAATGCCTGCAGAACCAGCTGCTCGTTCACACCTG AGGGCTCCTGGGCCTGTAGTTGATTATAGTGTTGGACATCCTTCTGATCAGCGTGGATCCAAGGAGTCAGCCTTTTTAAAGGCA aCTTCTTCCCATCGACCGAATACAGCCCCAGGAAATATGCAGTACCCACTTCGGCTTCAGCCActccacagctgcactgcagcagggacTGTTCCAAAGAGTTCAGGCTCTAAACAGAAGTGCCGCACACTCGAAAATTATCAGCAATTTGCTGGTGGG aGGGAAAGAAGTGGGTTAAGAGTAAGGAACTCAATGGAATATGTGACTGGGAAATCCCCATACCGACTCCCTGTCATTAACAACTATCTGATACCAGTGCCACCTCCTACCCTGCAAAAAGGAGACAGGAGTGTAAAGGCAGTGAGAAATGGGATGTCCAGGAGACGATTTCGTCCCACCACTGCCCCAAATGGCTTGGAGCAACTTGTATCCAAG AATTCTGGAGAATCCCCTAAGCCCTCATTACGCAGCAATGCACTTGTTACCATGATCTTTCTGGGGAAAAGTGTGCATTTATCTCATGATGATTCTGATTATAGAGATGAAATCAAAGTCTATCAACAGCATTGTGGAGGAGAAAACCTTTGTGTCTACAAAGGCAAGCTGTTGGAAGGAG AGACCTTTCAGTTCGTCTCCAAGAGGCACCGTGGTTTCCCATTCAGTCTCACCTTTTTTCTCAATGGGATGCAAGTGGACAGGTTGAGCTCTTGCTGTGAGTACAGACATCAGAAGCGTTCCAGGCTTGGAGGCAGACATGGATACTTTGGATTTCTCAATGTGGAGGGAGCATCTCCTTGCTATAG GTGCATTGTTGCAATGGGTCTGGACAAAAAGCCATCCCCTCCCAAGAGGGAGGTGCAGGAGGGCTGTGAGGAAAAGCCATTGGGTTCCTGGAAAGGTGGAGTTCACAGCGAGGCAAGTGGTAGCAGTGCTGATCAGAAATCAAGCAAAGAATCGGTGCTAGTCATCTTACCAAGTCATGAAGCAGATGTGGAAACTGTTGAGGACAAAATGGAGACCAGACAGGATGACAGAAGAGAAGGGACAAAACTATCCAATTGTGAGACTGAAGATAGTCAGGAAGATACTGGTAAAAATG aGTATAATGAAGATTTTGAAGCTGATGAAGTTAATGAAGAAGGACAGGCTGGTGATCAGAGGAATGAAATGTCAAAGTCATCCCCAGATGATGAAAAACATAATTTAGACTATgaaaagaagagtaaaaatgCATCACAGAAGGCACTGCAGACCTCTGACAGTGAGAAAGATGAAAGTGATGGATATTCTGGCAGTACCTCAGAGAATGGCAAACAAG ACAGGAGCTCTGCATGCTCtctgccatccaccagcactCAGTATAGCAGTGAAGGTGACTCTGATGCTGAAAAGATGAACGGAAATGTTAAGGGCAAAGAGGAGTGTGATATCAAAGAGGCATCTGATAACACAGCGTGTGCACAATATGGGAATGAGAATGGGGAAAATAAACTGTTCAGAACAGAGGACAGTCAGGAAACTTTCTCTTTGGAAGAGGAAGGAACAGATGaagcagaaaagacaaaagcagaagctCTGACATCAAGGGAAAATACTGAagcttttaatgaaaatataacGTCGATACAGCGTCAAAGTCCTGATGTTACTGGGGAAATGAAACAGGCCGGGTCAGTAGGAAGTAACATaaggggagaagaggagaagaaagcaaacaacagaaGGGACGGTGGGGGTAAAAATGTTGCGGTGCCTTTGGAAAACAATATGATGGAAGTGGAGGATAGAGATGAAGAGTCTCCTCAGAGCAGTGAAGGAGGTG ctagGATGAccagccagctccagcagccacaTGTAATTGATGTGCTCTCAGCAGTTACAGTGACCCCAG cagcagctgatggagctgtcCTGGCAGACGGAACAGGAGCACCCAGCACACAGTCAGCAGCAGTGGAAGTGGCACACATGGGGCAAGACTGTGAGGAGGACgaaggcagtgctgctgagagaGGGCATGCTGGCACTGACTGTTCTGGGCAGGGAGTGGCGTGGGCAGGAGAGCCGCAGCCTGAGGGAGAGTCAGGAGCTGTAGCCCCTGAGGAGCATCTGCTTGTGGATGGGTCGGCACCTGCCCGGTGGGCAGTGGCAGAAGGTAATGCTAAGGAGAAGGAACTGGGGAAGGAGTTGGAGCCTGGTGCAGAGGCTGAGGATCAGGATGCTTCCACAGGTGTAGGGGAGAACGTGGTGCCATGGAGGGACCCAGCAGGTGAGGGAGAAGAGCAGGTGGGCATGGAGGGAGGGGCCAGGGAGGTCACTGGAGGAGAGAGGGCTGTGAATGGGGTCTCTGGAGAGCAGAGGGTggggggagcagcagtgcctgtgctggGGGGAATGGTGCCTCAGGGACAGGAGGCTGCAGAGGATGCACACTTGGCAGAAGGGACTCCGGAGGTGGGTGACCCTGCAGCAGTGTGGGCAgcagaaaaagctgcttttgaagGGCAGAAGCCTGTGGAGGAACCTGGGGTTCTCCTAGGAACGTTAGGAGATACAGGATTTTgcacaggaaaggaagagatcCTAAAGCCATATGAGTTTTCCCAGCTGAAAGTCTCAGGGGAGAAGCAGGTGGAGATGGATGCACTTGGGACATTGACATTTGAGCCTGACAGACCACCAGTGGAGGAAGGCAGCTCTCAACCAAGGGCAGAGGACAGGGAGGAGCCCAAAGACTCAGGCAGGGGCATTGTATTACACACAGCACCTGGGCGAGAAGCTGGGGTGggtgctggaagggaccctgcCATTAGAGGGTCAACTCCATTGGAGCAGACAGCAACAGCAGGGGATGAGGAGGGCTCAGCAATAGTGCTTTTGAATGGAAGCCTGTCTTTGGGCAGTGCTGCAAAGACAGACAGAACAATGGAACTAAAATCTGATGTGGTGGTAATTGGGGTGGctggagagagagacagagctgAGTCAGGAGATGAAGAGGTGAGGgggggagcagcagggccaAGAGAGGaggcggctgtggggctgggactACTGGAGTGTGGTggggagcaggcagtgctgggagaggggaGATCTCCAGGCCAGGGTGTGACAGGGGGTGAGACCCTGGAGGCAGCACAGGGACCCCAGGACAGAGGCTGCGTGGAGTTGAGggggcagcagcctgcagtgcctgcaccagaagcagcagaacagggcACAGTGCAAGCAGGAGTGCATATTGAAGGGAAGCTGCCAGAGCTGGGCCTTGGAGAAAGTACCCAGAGGAAAGAGGTGGAGGCTGTGTCGGAAG
- the ERICH3 gene encoding glutamate-rich protein 3 isoform X3: MSASNNLKRALSRAHFQPGFGGTERCPWGRHSGRTRLSRRCLGLSASSHPSTDSRPLRETAASCRECGAGCGQPRAGALPCRCCAVLATRGRCGRGGGGAVLLRPAASPRSRVLATARDASSGAGQHRAAPGAAPGAGATMSGPRPGFLATYNSLMDKHLAGYFSNARIRRHLQRSGLISRSGRIIPEKEYQLNAMRRDHQRYVQECLARAIFLKVLDIERRKHTVTTQHTVRRHQLEVRRKLENSVRKERVQKTKAERSRRSVEDVNPVHSPHPPLGPRNHYGRHPLMPAEPAARSHLRAPGPVVDYSVGHPSDQRGSKESAFLKATSSHRPNTAPGNMQYPLRLQPLHSCTAAGTVPKSSGSKQKCRTLENYQQFAGGRERSGLRVRNSMEYVTGKSPYRLPVINNYLIPVPPPTLQKGDRSVKAVRNGMSRRRFRPTTAPNGLEQLVSKNSGESPKPSLRSNALVTMIFLGKSVHLSHDDSDYRDEIKVYQQHCGGENLCVYKGKLLEGETFQFVSKRHRGFPFSLTFFLNGMQVDRLSSCCEYRHQKRSRLGGRHGYFGFLNVEGASPCYRCIVAMGLDKKPSPPKREVQEGCEEKPLGSWKGGVHSEASGSSADQKSSKESVLVILPSHEADVETVEDKMETRQDDRREGTKLSNCETEDSQEDTGKNEYNEDFEADEVNEEGQAGDQRNEMSKSSPDDEKHNLDYEKKSKNASQKALQTSDSEKDESDGYSGSTSENGKQVTELQPNPVWASPQHTLLKYLVAEVEVVPVNRLALSVVGRQTDRSSACSLPSTSTQYSSEGDSDAEKMNGNVKGKEECDIKEASDNTACAQYGNENGENKLFRTEDSQETFSLEEEGTDEAEKTKAEALTSRENTEAFNENITSIQRQSPDVTGEMKQAGSVGSNIRGEEEKKANNRRDGGGKNVAVPLENNMMEVEDRDEESPQSSEGGARMTSQLQQPHVIDVLSAVTVTPAAADGAVLADGTGAPSTQSAAVEVAHMGQDCEEDEGSAAERGHAGTDCSGQGVAWAGEPQPEGESGAVAPEEHLLVDGSAPARWAVAEGNAKEKELGKELEPGAEAEDQDASTGVGENVVPWRDPAGEGEEQVGMEGGAREVTGGERAVNGVSGEQRVGGAAVPVLGGMVPQGQEAAEDAHLAEGTPEVGDPAAVWAAEKAAFEGQKPVEEPGVLLGTLGDTGFCTGKEEILKPYEFSQLKVSGEKQVEMDALGTLTFEPDRPPVEEGSSQPRAEDREEPKDSGRGIVLHTAPGREAGVGAGRDPAIRGSTPLEQTATAGDEEGSAIVLLNGSLSLGSAAKTDRTMELKSDVVVIGVAGERDRAESGDEEVRGGAAGPREEAAVGLGLLECGGEQAVLGEGRSPGQGVTGGETLEAAQGPQDRGCVELRGQQPAVPAPEAAEQGTVQAGVHIEGKLPELGLGESTQRKEVEAVSEGAAGCSGAQEQRTGSPEHGHSEDVNLDAVVTPQDEEETIL; the protein is encoded by the exons ATGTCTGCCAGCAACAACCTGAAACGGGCGCTGAGCAGGGCGCATTTCCAGCCTGGGTTTGGAGGGACTGAGCGCTGCCCCTGGGGAAGGCACAGCGGAAGGACCCGCCTTTCGCGGCGTTGCCTCGGGCTGTCTGCCAGCTCCCATCCATCCACCGACAGCCGCCCGCTGCGAGAGACGGCTGCCAGCTGCCGGGAGTGCGGGGCGGGGTGCGGGCAGCCGCGTGCCGGGGCTCTGCCGTGCCGGTGCTGTGCAGTCCTGGCCACACGGGGGCGctgtgggagggggggggggggggcggtgctGCTCCGCCCGGCGGCGTCCCCGCGGTCTCGTGTCCTGGCAACAGCGCGGGACGCGAGCAGCGGCGCCGGGCAGCATCGGGCAGCACCGGGCGCTGCCCCCGGGGCCGGCGCGACCATGAGCGGCCCTCGGCCGGG GTTCCTTGCAACCTACAACAGCCTTATGGACAAACACCTGGCTGGATATTTCAGCAATGCTCGGATAAGGCGACATCTTCAGAGATCAGGACTG ATCTCAAGGAGTGGAAGAATAATACCAGAGAAAGAATACCAGCTGAATGCTATGAGGAGGGATCACCAGAGATACGTACAGGAGTGCCTGGCTCGGGCCATATTTCTGAAGGTCCTTGACATTGAG AGACGTAAGCACACAGTGACCACACAACACACAGTG CGTCGTCATCAGCTGGAAGTAAGAAGGAAACTTGAAAATTCTGTGAGGAAGGAGAGGGTGCAGAAAACCAAG GCGGAACGATCCAGAAGATCAGTGGAAGATGTTAACCCTGTGCACTCCCCACACCCACCACTTGGTCCCAGAAATCATTATGGACGCCATCCTTTAATGCCTGCAGAACCAGCTGCTCGTTCACACCTG AGGGCTCCTGGGCCTGTAGTTGATTATAGTGTTGGACATCCTTCTGATCAGCGTGGATCCAAGGAGTCAGCCTTTTTAAAGGCA aCTTCTTCCCATCGACCGAATACAGCCCCAGGAAATATGCAGTACCCACTTCGGCTTCAGCCActccacagctgcactgcagcagggacTGTTCCAAAGAGTTCAGGCTCTAAACAGAAGTGCCGCACACTCGAAAATTATCAGCAATTTGCTGGTGGG aGGGAAAGAAGTGGGTTAAGAGTAAGGAACTCAATGGAATATGTGACTGGGAAATCCCCATACCGACTCCCTGTCATTAACAACTATCTGATACCAGTGCCACCTCCTACCCTGCAAAAAGGAGACAGGAGTGTAAAGGCAGTGAGAAATGGGATGTCCAGGAGACGATTTCGTCCCACCACTGCCCCAAATGGCTTGGAGCAACTTGTATCCAAG AATTCTGGAGAATCCCCTAAGCCCTCATTACGCAGCAATGCACTTGTTACCATGATCTTTCTGGGGAAAAGTGTGCATTTATCTCATGATGATTCTGATTATAGAGATGAAATCAAAGTCTATCAACAGCATTGTGGAGGAGAAAACCTTTGTGTCTACAAAGGCAAGCTGTTGGAAGGAG AGACCTTTCAGTTCGTCTCCAAGAGGCACCGTGGTTTCCCATTCAGTCTCACCTTTTTTCTCAATGGGATGCAAGTGGACAGGTTGAGCTCTTGCTGTGAGTACAGACATCAGAAGCGTTCCAGGCTTGGAGGCAGACATGGATACTTTGGATTTCTCAATGTGGAGGGAGCATCTCCTTGCTATAG GTGCATTGTTGCAATGGGTCTGGACAAAAAGCCATCCCCTCCCAAGAGGGAGGTGCAGGAGGGCTGTGAGGAAAAGCCATTGGGTTCCTGGAAAGGTGGAGTTCACAGCGAGGCAAGTGGTAGCAGTGCTGATCAGAAATCAAGCAAAGAATCGGTGCTAGTCATCTTACCAAGTCATGAAGCAGATGTGGAAACTGTTGAGGACAAAATGGAGACCAGACAGGATGACAGAAGAGAAGGGACAAAACTATCCAATTGTGAGACTGAAGATAGTCAGGAAGATACTGGTAAAAATG aGTATAATGAAGATTTTGAAGCTGATGAAGTTAATGAAGAAGGACAGGCTGGTGATCAGAGGAATGAAATGTCAAAGTCATCCCCAGATGATGAAAAACATAATTTAGACTATgaaaagaagagtaaaaatgCATCACAGAAGGCACTGCAGACCTCTGACAGTGAGAAAGATGAAAGTGATGGATATTCTGGCAGTACCTCAGAGAATGGCAAACAAG TCACTGAACTGCAGCCAAATCCTGTGTGGGCCAGCCCGCAGCACACGTTGCTGAAATATTTAGTTGCAGAAGTGGAGGTGGTGCCAGTCAACAGATTAGCTCTAAGTGTTGTGGGCAGACAAACAG ACAGGAGCTCTGCATGCTCtctgccatccaccagcactCAGTATAGCAGTGAAGGTGACTCTGATGCTGAAAAGATGAACGGAAATGTTAAGGGCAAAGAGGAGTGTGATATCAAAGAGGCATCTGATAACACAGCGTGTGCACAATATGGGAATGAGAATGGGGAAAATAAACTGTTCAGAACAGAGGACAGTCAGGAAACTTTCTCTTTGGAAGAGGAAGGAACAGATGaagcagaaaagacaaaagcagaagctCTGACATCAAGGGAAAATACTGAagcttttaatgaaaatataacGTCGATACAGCGTCAAAGTCCTGATGTTACTGGGGAAATGAAACAGGCCGGGTCAGTAGGAAGTAACATaaggggagaagaggagaagaaagcaaacaacagaaGGGACGGTGGGGGTAAAAATGTTGCGGTGCCTTTGGAAAACAATATGATGGAAGTGGAGGATAGAGATGAAGAGTCTCCTCAGAGCAGTGAAGGAGGTG ctagGATGAccagccagctccagcagccacaTGTAATTGATGTGCTCTCAGCAGTTACAGTGACCCCAG cagcagctgatggagctgtcCTGGCAGACGGAACAGGAGCACCCAGCACACAGTCAGCAGCAGTGGAAGTGGCACACATGGGGCAAGACTGTGAGGAGGACgaaggcagtgctgctgagagaGGGCATGCTGGCACTGACTGTTCTGGGCAGGGAGTGGCGTGGGCAGGAGAGCCGCAGCCTGAGGGAGAGTCAGGAGCTGTAGCCCCTGAGGAGCATCTGCTTGTGGATGGGTCGGCACCTGCCCGGTGGGCAGTGGCAGAAGGTAATGCTAAGGAGAAGGAACTGGGGAAGGAGTTGGAGCCTGGTGCAGAGGCTGAGGATCAGGATGCTTCCACAGGTGTAGGGGAGAACGTGGTGCCATGGAGGGACCCAGCAGGTGAGGGAGAAGAGCAGGTGGGCATGGAGGGAGGGGCCAGGGAGGTCACTGGAGGAGAGAGGGCTGTGAATGGGGTCTCTGGAGAGCAGAGGGTggggggagcagcagtgcctgtgctggGGGGAATGGTGCCTCAGGGACAGGAGGCTGCAGAGGATGCACACTTGGCAGAAGGGACTCCGGAGGTGGGTGACCCTGCAGCAGTGTGGGCAgcagaaaaagctgcttttgaagGGCAGAAGCCTGTGGAGGAACCTGGGGTTCTCCTAGGAACGTTAGGAGATACAGGATTTTgcacaggaaaggaagagatcCTAAAGCCATATGAGTTTTCCCAGCTGAAAGTCTCAGGGGAGAAGCAGGTGGAGATGGATGCACTTGGGACATTGACATTTGAGCCTGACAGACCACCAGTGGAGGAAGGCAGCTCTCAACCAAGGGCAGAGGACAGGGAGGAGCCCAAAGACTCAGGCAGGGGCATTGTATTACACACAGCACCTGGGCGAGAAGCTGGGGTGggtgctggaagggaccctgcCATTAGAGGGTCAACTCCATTGGAGCAGACAGCAACAGCAGGGGATGAGGAGGGCTCAGCAATAGTGCTTTTGAATGGAAGCCTGTCTTTGGGCAGTGCTGCAAAGACAGACAGAACAATGGAACTAAAATCTGATGTGGTGGTAATTGGGGTGGctggagagagagacagagctgAGTCAGGAGATGAAGAGGTGAGGgggggagcagcagggccaAGAGAGGaggcggctgtggggctgggactACTGGAGTGTGGTggggagcaggcagtgctgggagaggggaGATCTCCAGGCCAGGGTGTGACAGGGGGTGAGACCCTGGAGGCAGCACAGGGACCCCAGGACAGAGGCTGCGTGGAGTTGAGggggcagcagcctgcagtgcctgcaccagaagcagcagaacagggcACAGTGCAAGCAGGAGTGCATATTGAAGGGAAGCTGCCAGAGCTGGGCCTTGGAGAAAGTACCCAGAGGAAAGAGGTGGAGGCTGTGTCGGAAG